From a region of the Rhinopithecus roxellana isolate Shanxi Qingling chromosome 8, ASM756505v1, whole genome shotgun sequence genome:
- the DEGS1 gene encoding sphingolipid delta(4)-desaturase DES1 isoform X1 produces MGSRVSREDFEWVYTDQPHADRRREILAKYPEIKSLMKPDPNLIWIIIMMFLTQLAAFYIVKDLDWKWVIFGAYVFGSCINHSMTLAIHEISHNAAFGNCKAMWNRWFGMFANLPIGIPYSISFKRYHMDHHRYLGADGVDVDIPTDFEGWFFCTTFRKFIWVILQPLFYAFRPLFINPKPITYLEVINIGAQVTFDILIYYFLGVKSLVYMLAASLLGLGLHPISGHFIAEHYMFLKGHETYSYYGPLNLFTFNVGYHNEHHDFPNIPGKSLPLVRKIAAEYYDNLPHYNSWIKVLYDFVMDDTISPYSRMKRHQKGEMVLE; encoded by the exons ATGGGGAGCCGCGTGTCGCGGGAAGACTTCGAGTGGGTCTACACCGACCAGCCCCACGCCGACCGGCGCCGGGAGATCCTGG CAAAGTATCCAGAGATAAAGTCCTTGATGAAACCTGATCCCAATTTGATATGGATTATAATTATGATGTTTCTCACCCAGTTGGCTGCATTTTACATAGTAAAAGACTTGGACTGGAAATGGGTCATATTTGGGGCCTATGTGTTTGGCAGTTGCATTAACCACTCAATGACTCTGGCTATTCATGAGATTTCCCACAATGCTGCCTTTGGCAACTGCAAAGCAATGTGGAATCGCTGGTTTGGAATGTTTGCTAATCTTCCTATTGGGATTCCATATTCAATTTCCTTTAAGAGATATCACATGGATCATCATCGGTACCTTGGAGCTGATGGCGTCGATGTAGATATTCCTACCGATTTTGAGGGCTGGTTCTTCTGTACCACTTTCAGAAAGTTTATATGGGTTATTCTTCAGCCTCTCTTCTATGCCTTTCGACCTCTGTTCATCAACCCCAAACCAATTACTTATTTGGAAGTTATCAATATCGGGGCCCAGGTCacatttgacattttaatttattactttttggGAGTTAAATCTTTAGTCTACATGTTGGCAGCATCTTTACTTGGCCTGGGTTTGCACCCgatttctggacattttatagcTGAGCATTACATGTTCTTAAAGGGTCACGAAACTTACTCATATTATGGGCCTCTGAATTTATTTACCTTCAATGTAGGTTATCATAATGAACATCATGACTTCCCCAACATTCCTGGAAAAAGCCTTCCACTG gtGAGGAAAATAGCAGCTGAATACTATGACAACCTCCCCCACTACAATTCCTGGATAAAAGTACTGTATGATTTTGTGATGGATGATACAATAAGTCCCTACTCAAGAATGAAGAGGCACCAAAAAGGAGAGATGGTGCTGGAGTAG
- the DEGS1 gene encoding sphingolipid delta(4)-desaturase DES1 isoform X2, whose translation MKPDPNLIWIIIMMFLTQLAAFYIVKDLDWKWVIFGAYVFGSCINHSMTLAIHEISHNAAFGNCKAMWNRWFGMFANLPIGIPYSISFKRYHMDHHRYLGADGVDVDIPTDFEGWFFCTTFRKFIWVILQPLFYAFRPLFINPKPITYLEVINIGAQVTFDILIYYFLGVKSLVYMLAASLLGLGLHPISGHFIAEHYMFLKGHETYSYYGPLNLFTFNVGYHNEHHDFPNIPGKSLPLVRKIAAEYYDNLPHYNSWIKVLYDFVMDDTISPYSRMKRHQKGEMVLE comes from the exons ATGAAACCTGATCCCAATTTGATATGGATTATAATTATGATGTTTCTCACCCAGTTGGCTGCATTTTACATAGTAAAAGACTTGGACTGGAAATGGGTCATATTTGGGGCCTATGTGTTTGGCAGTTGCATTAACCACTCAATGACTCTGGCTATTCATGAGATTTCCCACAATGCTGCCTTTGGCAACTGCAAAGCAATGTGGAATCGCTGGTTTGGAATGTTTGCTAATCTTCCTATTGGGATTCCATATTCAATTTCCTTTAAGAGATATCACATGGATCATCATCGGTACCTTGGAGCTGATGGCGTCGATGTAGATATTCCTACCGATTTTGAGGGCTGGTTCTTCTGTACCACTTTCAGAAAGTTTATATGGGTTATTCTTCAGCCTCTCTTCTATGCCTTTCGACCTCTGTTCATCAACCCCAAACCAATTACTTATTTGGAAGTTATCAATATCGGGGCCCAGGTCacatttgacattttaatttattactttttggGAGTTAAATCTTTAGTCTACATGTTGGCAGCATCTTTACTTGGCCTGGGTTTGCACCCgatttctggacattttatagcTGAGCATTACATGTTCTTAAAGGGTCACGAAACTTACTCATATTATGGGCCTCTGAATTTATTTACCTTCAATGTAGGTTATCATAATGAACATCATGACTTCCCCAACATTCCTGGAAAAAGCCTTCCACTG gtGAGGAAAATAGCAGCTGAATACTATGACAACCTCCCCCACTACAATTCCTGGATAAAAGTACTGTATGATTTTGTGATGGATGATACAATAAGTCCCTACTCAAGAATGAAGAGGCACCAAAAAGGAGAGATGGTGCTGGAGTAG